The genomic region TCAGAGCCCCCTGCGGTCAGCTTCTTCAAGGGAGTTTAGCTGGACGTACACTCTGCCGCGATCATGCAATGACTCAGCTGCGTGAGCGGCTGCGGGATGCCACCCGTCAGCGGAAGGGGGATCGTGCGGTTCATGAAcgcgccaccgccctcgCGGGCGGAgtactgctgtcagctcgcGGGTATGATTGAGCTCACAATGCGTCCGAGGAACGGCAACGCGAtcacgccgacgacggggCGCGAGTTGTGCGTAACACCTATAGAGCAGCCGACGTTGGGACTGGGTCAGCTCTATCAGCATGTGAGCTCACTTGGCATGGATgaagctggtgtcagcgtAGAAGGAAGGTGACTCACTTCATCGTGCCCTGCTCTCAGCTCGTCAATATCATACCAGCTCACATCAATCGGGTCCACGACCCATGTATACGCGTCCGTCAGTACTGGCTTGTCTTTCCCCTCGCTCGACTCCTCGCCGATGCTTGTGTCAGCTTCGAGACTCGACAAAGCTCACAACTTGTGGTCAGGGTAGCGTTCCGCGATGGCGCTCTTGATGAACTCTTCCACCGCCTGGTCTGTCTCCGTGACCAGCTAATTTCAGCTACCGCGCGGAACTAATGTAGCCGACTCACGTCGACGGGGTtcttcttgacctcgtAATCGTCCCCAGCGAGCTTCCAACGCGCGGCGGCACCTTCCAGGATGAGCTTGGAcgcctgatgtcagctagCCGCAGCAACCGCAGCTGACCTGCTCCACGACGCCGTATGCGAACTCGAAGAGTTGTTCGTAGTACTGCTGGTCGTCGGACATGGTTATTCAGCAGAGAAGAGTAACAGTGGGCGGAAGAGGGGAACAGGCGCCAATGTCTGTGCACTGGTGGAGGAGTGGTTGGATCAACATGTATGCGGGGCTCAACATTCGCCCACATGAGCCTATTTAACAGAGTCACCCTTTAGGCACGCCGTAGTGTAATTGATCCCGCCAGattgccacccaactcgaCTTAGGATGTTGTCTCTCACTCTTAGTCACATTCCAAGTCAACACTCACGCTAACCATCTCCATCAACCCTTCCATCCACGCATCCACGACACAACACCCTCCTATCACACTCAAACAACCACGAACCGACTGTACGCCGGGATCTCGCGCGCACGAATTCATTTAcccgccgaggagcgggagcgagcaagatggccgacgacggcggccggGGCTTCACATTATACGTCTAACACACACCTTCCTTACTGACTCTTCACGCAGCATCAGCGCAATGTCATTGAGGTCGACTTTGCCGGGGCGCTTTACGT from Cutaneotrichosporon cavernicola HIS019 DNA, chromosome: 2 harbors:
- a CDS encoding uncharacterized protein (Inositol monophosphatase family); its protein translation is MSDDQQYYEQLFEFAYGVVEQASKLILEGAAARWKLAGDDYEVKKNPVDLVTETDQAVEEFIKSAIAERYPDHKFIGEESSEGKDKPVLTDAYTWVVDPIDGTMNFIHANPNVGCSIGVTHNSRPVVGVIALPFLGRIYSAREGGGAFMNRTIPLPLTGGIPQPLTQLSHCMIAAEWGSDRRPDTIDVKLPNFRRLNGDPSKGIPDGVMVHALRTTGATTINLAHVAAGELDMSWDAGCWAWDVTAAAIILKETGAFLQGGKEEFARDAPIGDVLMCRRYVAVRAVAPTATESAEEIQRRLSRELYGVVDEWTTPSML